In the genome of Sardina pilchardus chromosome 17, fSarPil1.1, whole genome shotgun sequence, the window GCGGCCCGAGAAGGCAGCACCAACTGTGGCCGAGAAGACACACGTcaggagcggtgtgtgtgtcgagagagtgtgtgccgtCGAAGAAACGGCCGGTTCGCGCACGTAAGAAAGTCTCCGCTCCAAGGCATGGCTGTCTGTGAATTCCACTGGGGGGTGACCAGTCGCTTCTTGAAATACACAGCTCGTGCAGGAATACCAGAGCAGGGTGGGTTATCTGAGGATGAACCTAAATGACATACATTGTCATTAGTTGACAAATtatctcatcatcatcattaagaACATGTCCTGTATGCGTTTCCATTTGGCGTTGCACAAAACcatgcatggctgtgtgtgtgtgtgtgtgtgtgtgtgtgtgtgtacagagaatGTGGTGCTATTTGGAAGCCATGATGAGTGCAAGAGCAAGAGCTATATATGCTGTAAGAGCTATGTATGCTGTAAATGAAATTTCTAAATGATTTGACTCGAGTTTCCTGTCATCTGCGGTCCGGTGTGGCTTACAGCCTGCCAAGAGTTCATCGGCCCcgcactcgctcgctcgctcgctcgcccgtCCGTCCGCCCGCCTGCTTGCTTGCGTGGCCATCCCAGAATTCCGAGCGGATTTGCTCGGGCTGCGGCAGgccggcaggcaggcgggcgggcgggcgggcgggcgggcgacgGCTCGGCCGCGCGCTTGTGGCCAGCACTTCATGTTTCTTGGCAGGGAGCGCCATGATTCCCTCTGACAGCTGAGGCGTCAGCCCCTTGACACGCCGGGAGATTTATCGACTCTGGCCCCGACACGCAGTGGGCCTGTGGGGAGAGGAGacgcagagggaggaggaggaggaggaggaggaggagaagagggtcaGGACACCAGCGTGGTCCAGGAGAGTTAGCCACGGGATCTCGTTCGCTCGCTCATTTAAAGGACATCGTCATTTAAGCAGGGTTTACTGGATATAATTTAATTGGAGAATACCGCATGTCATCATTTAAATGGTGAATCTTGGATATCTTGTTAAGGAATGGCTGGTGGGAAAACGAAAGGGTTGGAGTGAAtctttaatgtaatgtatttaAGAATAGGCTCCTTTTACATTGAGGGACAAGCCAGTTCATTTTAAATCACTGTTGCTGTACCAAACACATATACGAAAGAATTGGATTACAAAATATTTTTACtcactaacccacacacacacacacacacacacaaacacataagacagatccagagacagacagacttacacacacaaacacgcacacacacgtccaaTTGGTCATGCTCTTGTTCATCCATCCGccccatccatctatccactcactctctcactcactcacattacCAGCCGACGGATGGGCACTGTCTGTTGGAGAGGCGCTCTATGTCTATGGTGAATCCCTGGGGtcaagtgaagtgtgtgtgtgtgtgtgtgtgtgtgtgtgcgtggaggtgtgtgtgtggggttccGGCGCAGACGAAAATGAGCAGAGCTGAGAGGAGGCCAGGCCGGAGGTGGTGTaaactgtccacacacacacacacacacacacacacacacacaccggactgCAGACCCAGCTGCCTCCCTCAGCCTAGGAGTATTTGGGGAATTATCAATGAAACCCCCATGATTAGGAACGGTCCACCCTCCTCTCACAACCACACTCTCTTACTAACGGCACCGGTGTGGGTTTACAGgcattgagagagacagagagagggctaggggtttgtgtgtgtgtgtgtgtgtgtgtgtctaagggcCGCTGGGGTCCATATCGGGAGacaggacatgtgtgtgtgtgtgtgtgtgtgtggctctgtttggaatacacacagctctctgtgtTAAAGTAACCTTCAGGACGGATTTTGTCCCCTTGGTGACTGACAGGACACATCACCATTGGATCTGCTGGTGTCAGTGTCACAAAAGGCACGGGCCTGTCACTGGTTAGTGATAGCGCTGAGCTGACCGGTGAGACGAGCTGTCTTGGAGACACTCCTCGGGAGTTTGAGACTTTTCAAGAAAGTAGCCCACACAATCCCCTCGGCCCTCAGCCCTCAGCCTTGGCTCTGTAACAGGAGAAGGAGCCCCCTTGTCTATCTGGCAGCATCGGGCCTTCGGATTACACAAGGAGAGGCACAGACTGACCATTGGCTATGTCAACAAAGCAACAGCCAGAGCAGATGATATGGCCAGCTCCATGATGTCCAAGCAAGCAAGCTCCTGTACACACATGAATTCAGAGCCATTCATTAGATAAACTACTCCATATTCTATAGGCCATGCGTACTTGTTACGTTATCAGTATACTCTAAAAAAGAATGGGGCCAGTATCGGTTCTTCGGAGCAATGCCATTGAAGAACCTTTTTCAGTTCTTCAAAGAACCATCAAGGCAACAgttctttaaagaaccatttaatgaATGGCACAATGACATGCCATAATAGGCCTAGCACATTATGATCTGAGGCTCTGAAGAACCATTTCCAACGTGAAGAACATTTCGCCTGGCGTAATGGGTCAACACAGAGTTTTGACTCTCcatggaaccatccagagatttaaagaaAGATTAAAGcaccattcttttttttagagTAGCATACACACATTAGTTCTAACAGTCTAGTCCTAACATTCAGTAGCATACTAGTCTAAATCATTTACCCCTGTTTATATTACAACCATACAATAGGCGCTAACATATTCAGTCTAATAGTGAGATGTTGTTCGCCTGACAATTTTGCTGGTAAGCAACACCTGATGAGAAGTCTTTATAACTTGCATCCCACAGTAAAAACGTTCAAGGGAGACCATGTGTAAAATGCCAAAGGCCACACAACCCCTCAAAGCAGGCTTTCATCTATTTTATGAATATAAGATGAATGAGCCTCAAGGCTATTTctgccacacatgcacaagttTTCAAAGTCGTTTTGACAGTGCACATTCCTGTCTATTTATGACGGGAAATGTCACCAGCTACAATTGCAACAGCTTGTGTTTTCATCACAAGGAAAGAAGGCTTGATTTTCAAGGAGGTATTCACAGAGTCACAACAAGTGTGGAAATATGAGTTCTAAACAAGCAAACAACTTTGATTATTTTCTTatgtaaaaaaatgtaataacCCCAGGTTATATCAATTGATAAATGTTGGCTATGTCTACATCACCATTAGTTCATGATGGGGTATGTTATTTGAAATATTTCCAGATGTATTAGAAACAGCTAAAATACAAAGATGTGCGCATATTTCAGCTCCAAACACAGGCCACTGTAGATCAAACTGACAGTGGACGCGCAAGATGAGACGCAGCGccaaagatacagtatgttgccaTTTCAATGTGAAACAGATATTGAAAGCACCTGTCATAAGTTTGAAGTGACGTTTCAACTTTCATTGGGAGGTGTTAACGCTCATTTATTTTCTACACAAACTCCAGCGATAGTAAAGAcccattgaaaaaaaagtttgatGCACCGCGACAGCTAAGAGTCGGATAGAGTTTCACATTCTATATTTAAGCCCTGGTACTTGTGTCACTGGGCTATTTAAATGCCATGGACAGACTCTTCCTGTCAAAACACTAGCTGCTCCATGTTACAACAATATGATGGACCTTTTCGAGACCAACACTTATTTTTTCAACGAGTTGCGCTACCTCGACGGAGACCATGGATCGCTGCAACACTTGGACATGACCGTAGTGTCGCCTCTGTACCCAGGGAATGATAGCCCATTGTCACAGGCACAAGACCAAGTGCCGTCGGAAAACGGAGAAGACAGCAGTGAAGAGGAGCACGTTTTAGTGCCTCCGCGGCTTCAGGGGCATTGTGAGGGTCAGTGCCTCATTTGGGCTTGCAAAATTTGTAAAAGAAAGGCTGCCCCGACAGACAGGCGCAAAGCGGCCACGCTGCGTGAAAGAAGGCGGCTTAAGAAAATCAACGAAGCATTTGACGCtttgaaaaaaaagactgtGGCCAATCCTAACCAACGCTTGCCGAAAGTTGAGATTTTACGCAGTGCCATAAACTACATTGAAAAATTGCAGGACCTCTTGCACACATTGGATGAGCAGGAGAAAACGTCGGGGAACGAACCGTACAGTTATAACATCAAAGACCATGTAAGCATCAGGAACACAGCGCGCCATAGTGTGCGCTCACGTGTGCTGTCCATGGGAGTTCATAATTATTGACACTCCATCCAGGCAATAATTGTACAACATACTGAGTGATATGTATGCCATAACATTAAAGGAGACATAGcctcctgtaacacacactagTTGCTGAAGCCTTGTCTGTTTATTTAGATGGCCAGCAATGAACACCATTGGAAAAAGACCTGTCAAAATTGGCAGAACGGCGACAGTGACCATTCTAATGCACCAATGACGAGTCACAGAGAAGGTTAGTGATGTTTGAAGGTAGATGAAGATAAAATACAAGCCAACTAGGCTACTGCAAGTTCTTTAGATCCCTGAcccttgtgttttgtttttttaaaaactctTTCAGGCAATGCTGTTGATTCCTCTGGATCAAGTAGTCTTCGGCGCCTTTCTTCAATTGTTGACAGTATTTCAAACGAAGAGACGAAAAACAATTTCACTGAAGATGTCTTGGAAAAATgaacaatacatttttttaatcTAACTTATATTTCCAcgagtttttattttttctttaatcAGAACATTGGCTTACGGTGTCTTGGTTCATCCAAATTCTCCACCGTTTGTTCCCGACCAGAATTGCTAAACTGATATTCCAGGATTTtgggttgttttgtgtgtgtgtgtgtgtgtgtctcataacTACTATCACTGTGTATTGTTTTTAAATTAAAGTTGAATTCATgtaaatattttatattttaaggataatgtaatttatttttatttatacaGAAAACCCAAAATTGATTAGACAATAAATTGCCAAAACGGCTTTGTCTTTGCCTATctttttgttggtttgtttatttcaaGGATTGTAGTCACTTGATCATTTTAAACATGGCTTATTAGGACATTCAATGTTATTGGTTCCAAAATGTTAACCCACATTTAGTATACTTTCAAATACTTGCACGATACCTGGCTGTTTACTATATTGACTTTTTTAAATTCAAAATTGATACTCTGAATTGCTTACTTGTGCTACCACATACTACTGCCTACTGTTAGTCGCTGATGACCATAATTTCACATGCCACATGTAAGAAATTAATTCAGTCCTAGATTATCGAGCCCCCACCTTTCAACATTTCAAAAGCCCTAATGCACTCAGTAACCTGTTGTCTGGGCCAAGGACCACTGATTTGGTTGGCCCTCGGCTCCAGGCCACCAGTTCCTTTAGATTTACAAGTATTAAAAGGCTGTAAAGTCCTGGCCTCGAAATAGCCCCCTCTTGGCAGTTCTTCATTGTTCCAGCTGGTATGGAGGAGTGCCCCCTGGCCTGCCACGCTGTAAATTTAGTTTCCCTTAAAGCCTGCGGTGCCTTTTTTTAAATCTCCTGATCAGGAGATGGAAAACTTGGTCAGGAGAATGTGGCGTAAAGCCCCATCATGAGTCCCGCACCGTTGGTCGTGATTAAAGATCGTAATGACTTTCCCACCCAGCGCTTTTGGAGACCGCGCTCCCAGGCTCCAGTTCTACTTCTCAGCATGTGGAACATCTGATTTGATAACAGGGGCTTCTGAAGAGAGCCATGGGAGTTaggtgtgcctctgtgtgtgtgtgtgtgtgtgtgtgtgtgagtgtgagtgccaTCAGGTCCATATTGGGAGACAGGACATGTATatgtgtctcactctctctctctccctctgtgtgcatgtgtgtgtgtgaatgtgtgtgtgtgtgtgtctgtgtttagggGCTGCTGAGGTTCGTATTGGGTAATAagacatgtgtgtgcgcgcgcgtgtgtgtgtgtgtgtgtgtgtgtgtgtgtgtgtgtgtgtgtgtttgtgtcttcatACACTGTTGTGTAAGCATCGTCTTCTAGAGAATGTTGTCTGAGTCTACTCTCAGATATCTTGGCTTGACACACACTGCCTGCCCTGACCCCTCCGTCTGACCAATCCCTCAGCCtgacacccaaaacacacacacacacacacgcatgcacgcaaactctctctctctctctctctctctctctcacacacacacacacacacaaacaaactctctctcttctctctccctgtctctctcacacacgcacacacacacaacgacaaacacgcacatctgcacacacccacaacaagcacacaaacagacacatacacacatctgtacACCACTGCCAACCACACAAGCCCCATGCCAACACAAATGATTTAGACGACATGATTCATACTGGACTATGTCAGAGTATGACACAGGGAACCATGGGCATCTTACAGCGCGAACAgcaactacagtacatcacactgAGAAATAGCTCAGTAGTAAAGAACAACACCAGCTCAGTTTGGCTCAGTGCAATCCAATGCAATTTTACATGAAATAAATCGTACACTGAAAACTAAATGGAAAAGTGAGGAGATTTGTAAGCAATGAATTTGTGCAAATTACTTTAAGGCTGATGTTAGTTGGGATAGAAGTACTGTCATTTCATCCGTCTCTGTAGACTGGTAATGTGTAATAATATTTCAGTTTAGTTtgagttaaaaacaaacaaacaaacaaacaacttacAGCAGACACAGACCATttccaataacacacacacacacacacacacacacacacacacacacacacacacttgaatagTTCATTTTAATCTGCCGATCAAATTTCTTTCCAGAAATGATTCAAATATTTCCAGAGATGATACAGCTTTGACATTCAAGGGTGCATAAAGCATCGCCTATGCAATGCAGCAAGACTGCCTATCAGCTGATATAGAGCAGAATTGTTTATTAGTCCACTGACAGTCAGACCCAGGCTGCTGAATATCAATGCCACAAACTTACATGCATATCCTTGGTAACTGATATTTGCAAGGAGGGGTTGGTATTtagtcattttttgtccaaataCAGATCATAAACGCAGCCTATTTCAATGACTAGCACCTCCTTTCTATCTCTATCCAAGAGCACAACGTCAGGGGTGTTACAAAACACGTCTGGCAGAACTGGCAATAATATCAACAATACTGTCatggcgtgcacacacacacacacacacacacacacacacacacacacacacacacacacacacacacaaataacaataaTGTCCTCAGTCTCTTCTaatgccttaaaaaaaaaaacttgaaaacCAAAATGGCCCGTCAGTTATTGTTTTCCTAGAGTGTGAGTTAATGAGCATTCTAAGCATGCCCTCGTGGCTAGTGATAAGGTATATCGTATCGTAAGTATTCTTCAAAGCAGACCATCTTATTTTCCTTTCCACAGCCCAGACTGAAAGGGGATATCTCTTTCTAGAATGTTCTTTTAATGGGCTCTGACCGGTAACATTCTCTGTGTGAGATAATGGCTCTCAGTTCCCAATGCAACACTTCTTCTCGAGGGCTCCAAGCCTCTCCAACCCACAAACTCAATCAGCTCATAGATTTACTGTTTATTCAGGGTCTTATGTGTGCCCATATCTCTCCTCTGGTCTAAGTCAATGGGAATCCTTTCAAGTGGGAGAGTTTTCCAATTACTATGTGTAGACATCTGGCCTGATCATCTGGGGGGATCTTTTGATGTAACTTATAGCTGTGCATTTGGCAACTTTCGGTTCAGCAGACTACAGACGGTCTCATCCACCCCAGATCAGAAAGCTGCTGTAGCATATCATGTTTCACAAATACTCTTGACAGAAAtgatgtcaaaaaaaaaaagattttcaaaTCTGACCAAATCCACCATATTATCTTtttgatttttctttcttttttgttgttgtaaatAACACGGGAGCACACAGCAGGGGCGTGATGTGTTTTTCTGCCAGAAAAAGTCAGAA includes:
- the myf6 gene encoding myogenic factor 6; the encoded protein is MMDLFETNTYFFNELRYLDGDHGSLQHLDMTVVSPLYPGNDSPLSQAQDQVPSENGEDSSEEEHVLVPPRLQGHCEGQCLIWACKICKRKAAPTDRRKAATLRERRRLKKINEAFDALKKKTVANPNQRLPKVEILRSAINYIEKLQDLLHTLDEQEKTSGNEPYSYNIKDHMASNEHHWKKTCQNWQNGDSDHSNAPMTSHREGNAVDSSGSSSLRRLSSIVDSISNEETKNNFTEDVLEK